A genomic region of Christiangramia sp. OXR-203 contains the following coding sequences:
- a CDS encoding alpha/beta fold hydrolase: MKSTSFLIIFIAAILSVHAQQEPTEYSIEQFYENTRVTGGSFSPDESKILISSDESGIFNLYEIDISDGSKTAVTNSENESLFAVDYVPGSGDILYSADKGGNEINHLYLLKSDGTSKELTPGENEKAEFGGWNDTDSALYYLSNKRDAQYFDVYTMEIGSWEPKMLYKNEKGYMVSDISASGKYLVLSNEITTSENQLFLLNTETEELTEISKPGFYYSGTGFNKDETELYYTTNHGGEFSRLMAYDLDTQKSDVIYETNWDVMYSSLSENDTYRVIAINEDGTNKLLLWENASQTPLELPEIEDGNIVAANFSDSEKLLRLTVGTSKTPNNIYVYNIQTKEIKKLTSTLNPEIDPVDLVSAEVVRYKSFDGLEIPAIYYKPLNATADNKKPALVWVHGGPGGQSRVGYFALLQYLVNHGYAVLAVNNRGSSGYGASFYKMDDKNHGEKDLQDVIYGKKWLASQDYINEDQIGIIGGSYGGYMTMAAMTFEPDEFEVGVNIFGVTNWLRTLKSIPPYWESFRKALYDELGDPTTKDSIRLKKISPLFHAENIKNPIMVLQGANDPRVLQVESDEIVEAVKANDVPVEYMVFPDEGHGFIKKENEIKGYRQILAFLDKYLKDEDVTTPDNVLKD, from the coding sequence ATGAAATCGACCAGTTTCCTTATTATTTTTATTGCTGCCATACTAAGTGTACATGCTCAGCAAGAACCTACAGAATACAGTATTGAGCAATTCTATGAAAACACTCGTGTTACGGGTGGTAGTTTCTCTCCAGATGAATCCAAAATCCTGATAAGCAGTGATGAGTCGGGAATATTTAATCTATATGAAATAGATATTTCAGATGGAAGCAAGACCGCTGTCACTAATTCTGAAAACGAATCTTTATTTGCGGTGGATTATGTACCAGGCTCAGGAGACATATTATATTCCGCAGATAAAGGAGGGAATGAAATTAACCATTTATACTTATTAAAATCCGATGGAACCTCTAAGGAACTGACTCCGGGAGAAAATGAAAAAGCCGAGTTCGGTGGCTGGAACGATACTGATTCTGCCCTGTATTATCTTTCAAACAAGCGAGACGCGCAATATTTTGACGTATATACCATGGAAATTGGCAGTTGGGAACCAAAAATGCTCTATAAGAATGAGAAAGGTTATATGGTTTCTGATATATCAGCTTCAGGAAAATACCTTGTATTATCCAATGAGATCACAACCAGCGAAAATCAATTATTCTTACTAAATACAGAGACGGAGGAACTAACTGAAATATCCAAACCGGGATTTTATTATAGTGGTACGGGTTTTAACAAAGACGAGACAGAGCTCTACTATACAACCAATCACGGCGGTGAATTTAGCCGATTAATGGCATATGATCTGGATACCCAGAAGTCTGATGTAATTTACGAAACGAACTGGGATGTAATGTACAGCAGTTTGAGTGAAAATGACACTTATAGAGTGATCGCTATTAACGAAGACGGGACAAATAAATTACTATTATGGGAAAATGCCAGCCAGACTCCACTGGAATTACCAGAGATTGAGGATGGCAATATAGTGGCTGCAAATTTTTCTGATAGTGAAAAGCTATTAAGACTTACGGTTGGAACTTCTAAAACCCCAAATAATATTTACGTTTACAATATTCAGACTAAGGAAATTAAAAAATTAACCAGCACTTTAAATCCGGAAATAGATCCAGTCGACCTGGTTTCGGCTGAGGTGGTAAGGTATAAGTCCTTTGATGGTTTAGAAATACCAGCGATCTATTACAAACCTCTCAATGCTACTGCAGATAATAAAAAACCGGCCCTGGTATGGGTACATGGTGGACCAGGTGGACAATCCCGTGTAGGGTATTTTGCTCTTTTACAATATTTAGTGAATCATGGGTACGCTGTGCTCGCCGTAAACAACCGGGGCAGTAGTGGTTATGGAGCTAGCTTTTATAAAATGGATGACAAAAATCATGGAGAAAAAGATCTTCAGGATGTGATCTATGGAAAGAAATGGCTGGCATCCCAGGATTATATCAATGAAGACCAGATTGGAATCATTGGCGGGAGTTATGGAGGTTATATGACAATGGCTGCAATGACCTTCGAGCCAGATGAATTTGAAGTAGGTGTGAATATTTTTGGGGTCACCAACTGGCTGAGAACATTAAAATCTATTCCGCCGTATTGGGAATCTTTTAGGAAAGCACTGTATGATGAATTAGGCGATCCTACTACAAAAGATTCCATAAGACTTAAAAAGATCTCTCCTCTGTTCCATGCTGAAAATATAAAGAACCCGATTATGGTTTTACAGGGCGCCAATGACCCAAGAGTACTGCAGGTTGAATCTGATGAAATCGTGGAGGCAGTAAAAGCGAACGATGTTCCTGTGGAATATATGGTCTTCCCAGATGAAGGTCACGGCTTCATTAAAAAAGAAAATGAGATCAAAGGCTACCGGCAAATTCTTGCTTTTTTAGACAAGTATTTAAAAGACGAGGATGTAACGACGCCCGATAATGTATTAAAAGATTAA
- a CDS encoding cupin domain-containing protein: MKKVNIQEKLDQFQDHWNPRIVGELNGQQVKLAKLKGEFIWHTHDEEDELFWVISGVLKIEFRDSSVTLNPGEFIIVPKGVEHKPIAENEVQVMLFEPAATKHTGNEEHELTNNNQKHL; the protein is encoded by the coding sequence ATGAAAAAAGTCAATATTCAGGAAAAATTAGACCAGTTCCAGGATCACTGGAATCCCAGAATCGTTGGGGAATTAAATGGTCAGCAGGTTAAACTAGCTAAGCTCAAAGGTGAGTTTATCTGGCATACCCATGATGAAGAGGACGAATTATTCTGGGTCATTTCAGGAGTGCTAAAGATCGAATTTCGGGATAGCTCTGTCACCCTCAATCCTGGTGAGTTCATCATTGTTCCAAAGGGCGTTGAGCATAAGCCCATCGCTGAAAATGAAGTTCAGGTAATGCTATTTGAACCGGCAGCGACCAAACATACCGGGAATGAAGAACACGAACTCACCAATAACAATCAGAAACATTTATAG
- a CDS encoding alpha/beta hydrolase: protein MRNLFSIILLSFFCPTLLMAQSTLSKNVKTFEIEAPQLNSYKKIWIYLPANYDLDEQKYPVIYMHDAQNVFDDSTAYAGEWNVDEFLDETHSEKAIIVAIEHGGDKRISELTPYPNEKYGGGNGKNYVDFIRYTLKPHIDASYRTLADQANTGIFGSSLGGLISFYAAFEYPEVFSKIGVFSPSFWFSEQIYEKVKNSEITNDQKFYILAGKRESDSMVEEVNTMQDLLISKGFEPQNLIVKLVEDGEHNEKLWRENFSEAYQWLIEPIE, encoded by the coding sequence TTGAGAAATCTCTTTTCCATCATTTTATTAAGCTTCTTCTGCCCTACGCTACTAATGGCCCAGAGTACACTTTCTAAAAATGTAAAAACATTTGAGATAGAGGCACCCCAATTAAATAGCTATAAAAAGATATGGATCTATCTTCCTGCAAATTATGATTTGGATGAGCAGAAATATCCAGTCATTTATATGCACGATGCACAGAATGTTTTTGACGATTCTACCGCTTATGCTGGTGAATGGAATGTTGATGAATTCCTGGACGAAACTCATTCGGAAAAAGCGATCATTGTAGCCATTGAACATGGTGGGGACAAAAGAATTTCAGAACTTACTCCTTATCCAAACGAAAAATACGGCGGTGGGAATGGGAAGAATTATGTTGATTTTATAAGATATACTCTTAAACCGCATATAGATGCAAGCTATCGTACCCTGGCAGATCAAGCAAATACAGGAATTTTTGGTTCATCGCTCGGTGGACTAATTAGCTTCTATGCCGCATTTGAATATCCTGAAGTCTTCAGTAAAATAGGTGTCTTCTCGCCCAGTTTCTGGTTTAGTGAACAGATCTATGAAAAAGTAAAAAATTCAGAAATTACAAACGATCAGAAGTTTTATATACTTGCAGGGAAAAGAGAGTCAGATTCCATGGTCGAGGAAGTGAATACTATGCAAGACCTTCTAATTTCAAAAGGTTTTGAACCCCAAAACTTAATTGTAAAATTAGTCGAAGACGGAGAACATAATGAGAAGTTGTGGAGAGAGAATTTCAGCGAAGCCTACCAATGGCTGATAGAACCAATTGAATAA